A segment of the Salvia hispanica cultivar TCC Black 2014 unplaced genomic scaffold, UniMelb_Shisp_WGS_1.0 HiC_scaffold_1103, whole genome shotgun sequence genome:
ACAAGCCTAGAATCGAAATCAAATCAAGGGCAGTTCTGAAATCAGGAAAAAAACATCCATAATACGATTGCAGTATTTCCCACCAAAGGCAACCCGAATGCAATGCAAACGGCACTCTATCCAGCCGAAACACTTCCATCCACACTGAAATAGTACTACATACATTCTTGAATCACACTCTGTTTCACACCAACTGCATCCAAACTAGCTAAGCTCTAGCCATTTGTATCACTTCGATTGTTGAATCACCAGAATCCATATTTCACACCAAAGAAAACTACATTCAAAACTTTCCTATCTCCAATTCACTAATTCTTCACCAATAAATCTTCAAAAACCATGAAACAAACGAAAAGGTAGATACTTTAATGCCAaacaacaaaaccaaaatcgAAATCAAACAACGTTGAGTTCTGAAATCACACAACAGACCTTGAGAGCAGACTCCCAACGCAAAGCAGTGATCCTCTCATGAAGGGCATCGAGAACAGATTTCGGCAACAGCCTCTTGGATCCCCCCTTCTTCTTCTCGATCACCGCTTTCGTAGCTTCTCTCCTGAGAATAATCGAAATGGCCTTTTTCGACGCTATCTTCCTGTTGGTTTCCTCCTTCCTCTCTCGATTTTCCACCTCCTTCATCTTGGCTTGCCCCAATCTCCTCTCAGCCGTAGTGACCATGTTTCCACCAGCATTTGACGGCTGCGGGTCGGGTTTCATGCTGATACTGATCCGGGATCGGGCATGGTTCGGCCGGCTGAACGACGGCGGGAAGGGATTGGTGGGGCCCGGGAGAGACGCCATGGCTGATGAAACTCAA
Coding sequences within it:
- the LOC125197942 gene encoding pentatricopeptide repeat-containing protein At5g48730, chloroplastic-like isoform X1; amino-acid sequence: MASLPGPTNPFPPSFSRPNHARSRISISMKPDPQPSNAGGNMVTTAERRLGQAKMKEVENRERKEETNRKIASKKAISIILRREATKAVIEKKKGGSKRLLPKSVLDALHERITALRWESALKVCCVISELNVV
- the LOC125197942 gene encoding pentatricopeptide repeat-containing protein At5g48730, chloroplastic-like isoform X2 — its product is MASLPGPTNPFPPSFSRPNHARSRISISMKPDPQPSNAGGNMVTTAERRLGQAKMKEVENRERKEETNRKIASKKAISIILRREATKAVIEKKKGGSKRLLPKSVLDALHERITALRWESALKIYW